A stretch of Ipomoea triloba cultivar NCNSP0323 chromosome 11, ASM357664v1 DNA encodes these proteins:
- the LOC115996352 gene encoding uncharacterized protein LOC115996352 — MIYYFLFNITVCYFPSSRNYILLLNLQRNQTRKCRFGKWEFFCLTSGFQHQVDNDRLQISLGMKNSYFRDDDGEDIQTTSRQSTNKTEKKRAMKKAKKEREREIMAAKERLLAKDIPKNTDDFEKALCGSSTWPSCALWLM; from the exons ATGATTTACTATTTCCTGTTCAATATTACTGTCTGTTACTTTCCTTCTTCTAGAAACTACATTTTACTTCTGAATCTGCAAAGGAATCAAACTCGTAAGTGTAGGTTTGGGAAGTGGGAATTCTTTTGCCTAACTTCTGGCTTCCAACATCAGGTGGATAATGACAGACTCCAGATTTCTCTTGGCATGAAGAATTCATACTTTAGGGATGATGACGGTGAGGATATTCAAACAACTTCAAGACAGAGTACCAACAAAACTGAGAAGAAGCGTGCAATGAAGAAAGCAAAGAAAGAGAG GGAACGGGAAATCATGGCTGCTAAAGAAAGGCTGCTTGCAAAGGATATCCCCAAGAATACTGATGACTTTGAGAAAGCTTTGTGTGGATCAAGTACATGGCCTTCATGCGCTCTTTGGCTGATGTAG